TCATCCATGATACAACGACACTGATTATCTTTGCACAACTGATTCATAGATAATAAGTGTTGTGACAGTTTTGGAACATGTAACACAGAGTTTAACTTGAAATTATGTGACTAAGTGAGAAGAGAAGAGGAACCAATATGTTTGACAGCTAAACCTTCACCACTAGCACTGGTCACAATATCATTTGATGGATAAATTTATTGTCATGTGCAAGTTTGACAAATCTGAGGTCATATGGTTAGTTGCTCCCAAGTCAAGAAACCAGAAATCTTGTTGAAGAGTTGAGGATGATGCACCAGCTCGTGCTTGCATAGCAAGAGGAGGATTTTGTGAGGATATAGTTAATAGATACATATGTGGTATGACAAGATACTGAAACTGTGAGCTATTAGACTGTGGAATCATGCCTTGTGAAGGACCACATGGATTCTAGCTAGGTGCTTCACCATATGACCCAGTAGGCATTGGAGTTGGCATAGATGAGGATAAACCCTAAGAGAAATGCTCTGATGTGCCTGTGAAATTTTTATTCTGATCAAAGCAAGTAGCAGCAACATGACAACCTCTGTGACAAATTTGACATCCATGTTGAAAACAATTCAATGCAGAATGACCTTTGCGATCACATATTTGCAGAATGGCCTTTGCAACCCTAGAAAGAAGGAGCGAAGAAGACCAAATGTGTACGTttctctttggttttttttccctCCTAATCGCGCTGTTCGAAATCACGGACCTCGGGCCTGGGCCTAGTGGGCCCAATTATGAGGCCCATTATCTCCGGTCTTCTCGTTCTACTTCTAGTTACCCAAATTAAGAACGTACGCTTTTAGCGCGAGAGAGAAATGGAGGCCCTGATTGCCTCGTACGGAGACTCGTCGTCGGGCTCAGACTCCGAGTCGCCGGctccacctccaccaccacctccgGAGCTCAACAACCCTCAAGAACCGACCCCTGCGCTGCCTCCACCTCCTCTGTCACTTCTCGACAGCCCCAATTCCTTCGGTAACCTCTGATTCCCATCAATTTTCATCTTTTAGCTTTCTGTTGTGATGGCTTTTTCCGAGTTGCCCACCAAGTGTTTGATGTTTTGCCTCCGAAGAATTTCTGGACTTATCGGCAAGCGCCCAGCCGAGCAGAGTTCGGAACTTTCCTCACGTCGAAGGGAACTACGCAGTACATGTATACATCCCAGGTTATCAAAATTCTCGAAATTTTCAGCTCCATTAGCAAATGCGATCGCTTTGCACTTAGtttttgcttgtttaattgtgtgGTTCCAGTTTATATACCACCAGCACCAAGGAAAGAGATGGCCTTGTTTTTGAACAAGCTAGCTTCTCTGCTGCCTGGTCTCCATGCGGTTGACGTTGACTTCCCGCTTGACATTCTGCGTAAGGACGAGCACAAGCTTGAACAAGTTGCTTTAGGCAGAGAGTTCCATATAAGTCTCGGAAGAACTGTTCCGATGCGGGTGCACCAGATTGATTCCTTGGTGACAATGCTGCGGCAGAAGCTTCAGATTCAGAGGCGGTATGGTTACATTTACATTCTCTTGTCTGCATTGCGTGAATTTAGTTCTGTTATTTAACATAATTCTG
This region of Malus domestica chromosome 07, GDT2T_hap1 genomic DNA includes:
- the LOC103420762 gene encoding uncharacterized protein → MEALIASYGDSSSGSDSESPAPPPPPPPELNNPQEPTPALPPPPLSLLDSPNSFEFLDLSASAQPSRVRNFPHVEGNYAVHVYIPVYIPPAPRKEMALFLNKLASLLPGLHAVDVDFPLDILRKDEHKLEQVALGREFHISLGRTVPMRVHQIDSLVTMLRQKLQIQRR